From one Mytilus galloprovincialis chromosome 13, xbMytGall1.hap1.1, whole genome shotgun sequence genomic stretch:
- the LOC143057053 gene encoding uncharacterized protein LOC143057053 isoform X1: MEFFCRLVIFSLLFIGFVYHSDSLWCYQCGDSSATGSCITDTAAMEAEYIEFNITNSTAKKDQSVSDGTKIKQYQYLKNCENTDYDKCVIERIEEQGQVHAYIRDCHNSANNYSFYDPKFFDLDAARNHSTCIYDAFSKRVACVTVCETDFCNGPQIAGGNSSRAQLLLVLFYSVLVMLKSIV, translated from the exons ATGGAGTTTTTTTGTCGATTGGTGATATTTTCTCTTTTGTTCATAGGATTCGTATACCATTCAG ATTCATTATGGTGCTACCAATGTGGTGATAGTTCTGCCACTGGTTCGTGTATAACAGACACAGCTGCCATGGAAGCAGAGTACATAGAGTTCAATATAACAAATTCGACGGCGAAAAAAGATCAGTCCGTATCTGATGGCACAAAGATAAAACAATACCAATATCTAAAGAATTGTGAGAACACAGACTATGATAAATGTGTCATTGAGAGGATAGAAGAACAAG GACAAGTTCACGCATACATACGGGATTGCCACAACAGTGCTAACAACTATTCATTTTATGACCCGAAGTTTTTTGATTTAGACGCTGCACGTAACCACTCAACATGTATCTATGATGCCTTTTCAAAGAGAGTAGCTTGTGTCACTGTGTGTGAAACAGATTTTTGTAATGGACCTCAGATAGCTGGTGGAAATAGTAGCCGCGCACAACTATTACTTGTGTTATTTTACTCTGTTCTTGTAATGTTAAAGAGCATTGTTTGA